In one Deltaproteobacteria bacterium genomic region, the following are encoded:
- a CDS encoding 4Fe-4S dicluster domain-containing protein produces MSKKGILVDITKCIGCGACEEACKLRNDLPLSLDKELSYEAYTVVQERLPNTYVRRMCMHCEEPTCVSVCPVGALTKTSSGPVIYDKDKCIGCRYCMFSCPFHVPRYQWDKVVPHIEKCYMCYDRIEEGSEPACTAACPTGASIFGDRDDLIKEAKKRITAEPDKYVNHIFGLEEVGGTSVLYISNVPFEKLGYPFNVAFPDKPMPMYTWAALDKVPTVVLVGGVVLTGIWWITSRRDEVKKFELTHKEKKKLPGKGEKQ; encoded by the coding sequence ATGAGTAAAAAGGGTATACTGGTTGATATCACAAAGTGTATAGGGTGCGGGGCATGTGAAGAAGCCTGTAAACTTCGCAATGACCTGCCCCTTTCTTTAGACAAAGAGCTCTCATACGAAGCGTATACTGTTGTTCAGGAAAGACTACCCAACACCTATGTGAGAAGGATGTGTATGCATTGTGAAGAGCCGACATGCGTTTCGGTATGTCCTGTCGGCGCTCTTACGAAAACATCATCCGGGCCTGTTATATATGACAAGGATAAATGCATTGGCTGCAGGTATTGTATGTTTTCATGTCCTTTTCATGTCCCAAGGTACCAATGGGATAAGGTCGTTCCTCATATTGAGAAGTGTTATATGTGCTATGACAGGATTGAAGAAGGCTCTGAACCGGCATGTACCGCAGCCTGCCCGACGGGTGCGAGCATTTTCGGAGATAGAGATGATTTGATAAAAGAGGCAAAAAAAAGAATTACTGCAGAACCTGATAAATATGTAAACCATATTTTTGGACTCGAAGAGGTTGGAGGCACATCCGTTTTGTATATCTCAAATGTCCCATTTGAAAAGCTCGGCTATCCCTTCAATGTTGCCTTCCCAGACAAGCCCATGCCGATGTATACATGGGCAGCCCTCGATAAAGTTCCTACCGTTGTACTTGTTGGCGGAGTGGTACTGACAGGTATATGGTGGATTACAAGCAGAAGAGATGAGGTTAAAAAGTTTGAATTGACACACAAAGAAAAAAAGAAACTTCCCGGCAAAGGAGAAAAACAATGA